Proteins from one Thermofilaceae archaeon genomic window:
- the csa3 gene encoding CRISPR-associated CARF protein Csa3, whose translation MTLFVVTIGFEEKFAVRMITRHGLDRGDRILLATGPPAPQSDRVIGFLTDFVTRYYGSDVGVKVLHLNPAEGFESMVQSIVQAVRAAAGEGERVVFNLSGGMRSICIAALLAAQLLASSGASVEAELETEDSSTLLSVPTPLLQLPRVARELTPEKIEILQALSKREATVKKLSQQLGRDESTLARHIRALASLNLLQPQTPRPTAYKATQLALLIAETLNPKNRGKQRKDNGKV comes from the coding sequence CGCATGATCACGAGGCACGGCCTCGACAGGGGCGACCGCATCCTCCTCGCCACCGGGCCTCCCGCACCCCAGAGCGACCGCGTCATCGGCTTCCTCACCGACTTCGTCACCAGGTACTACGGGTCGGACGTCGGGGTGAAGGTGCTCCACCTCAACCCGGCCGAGGGCTTCGAGAGCATGGTCCAGAGCATCGTCCAGGCCGTCAGGGCAGCAGCCGGGGAGGGGGAGAGGGTCGTCTTCAACCTGAGCGGGGGGATGAGGAGCATCTGCATCGCAGCCCTCCTCGCAGCCCAGCTCCTCGCCTCCAGCGGCGCCAGCGTCGAAGCCGAGCTCGAGACCGAGGACTCCAGCACCCTCCTCAGCGTGCCCACACCCCTCCTCCAGCTCCCCCGCGTCGCGAGGGAGCTCACGCCCGAGAAGATCGAGATCCTCCAGGCCCTATCGAAGCGCGAAGCCACCGTCAAGAAGCTCTCCCAGCAGCTGGGCAGAGACGAGTCCACCCTCGCCCGCCACATCCGCGCCCTCGCCTCCCTCAACCTACTCCAGCCCCAAACCCCGAGACCCACAGCCTACAAAGCCACCCAGCTCGCCCTCCTCATCGCCGAAACCCTCAACCCGAAAAACCGGGGCAAACAGCGGAAAGATAACGGAAAGGTGTGA